The Negativicoccus succinicivorans genome includes a window with the following:
- a CDS encoding undecaprenyl-diphosphate phosphatase, whose product MYEYLAALIIGIVEGLTEYIPVSSTGHMIIVGDMIGFSGTKESVFEVFIQLGAILSVLLIYKDKFKMMLRRENWFKKRGTSCYNLVCAMLPAMAVGYLTHHFIKTYLFGWQTVVIGLILGGILMLFAERVNIRTRTADVDAITTKQAVLIGVFQVLSLWPGFSRSGSTISGGLLLGISRKAAADFSFIMAAPLMFVACTYDLLKIWRYLHWSDFGIFALGFVTAAVVAYASVLWFLKFLNNSSLASFAYYRFALAVVTCLYFWF is encoded by the coding sequence ATGTATGAATATTTGGCCGCGTTAATCATCGGCATTGTGGAAGGTTTAACCGAATATATTCCGGTATCCAGCACCGGACACATGATTATTGTCGGAGATATGATCGGGTTTTCAGGTACTAAAGAAAGCGTTTTTGAAGTGTTTATTCAGTTGGGCGCTATTTTGTCTGTGCTTTTGATTTATAAAGATAAATTTAAAATGATGTTGCGGCGCGAAAACTGGTTCAAAAAACGCGGCACTTCCTGCTACAATCTGGTTTGCGCGATGCTGCCGGCGATGGCGGTCGGCTACCTGACGCATCACTTTATTAAGACGTATTTATTCGGCTGGCAAACAGTCGTTATCGGTTTGATCTTGGGCGGCATTCTGATGTTGTTTGCGGAACGTGTCAATATTCGAACACGTACTGCCGATGTCGACGCTATTACGACAAAACAAGCGGTTTTGATCGGCGTATTTCAAGTTCTTTCTTTATGGCCCGGATTTTCGCGCAGCGGCTCGACGATTTCAGGCGGGCTGTTACTCGGCATTTCCCGCAAAGCGGCCGCGGACTTTTCATTCATCATGGCTGCGCCGTTGATGTTTGTAGCGTGCACATATGATTTATTGAAAATTTGGCGGTATTTGCATTGGAGCGATTTCGGCATTTTTGCGTTGGGTTTTGTCACTGCCGCCGTCGTCGCTTATGCGTCGGTACTGTGGTTCCTGAAATTTTTAAATAATTCAAGCCTGGCTTCGTTCGCGTACTATCGTTTTGCGCTCGCGGTGGTAACCTGCTTATATTTTTGGTTTTAA
- a CDS encoding NUDIX hydrolase, with product MDYRYCPYCGTPPVMKMNKAQSRLYCPHCEKILYRNPMAAVAGIVLNDSGAILLVQRAVGETYPGKWCIPCGHIEWGEDIRDALTREMAEETGLTVIVERIYEVESNFHQPAALSVGCWFICKVTGGDLQAADDAADARYFHYRDLPELAFPTDRIVLDKLFHQGLLA from the coding sequence ATGGACTATCGCTATTGCCCGTATTGCGGCACACCCCCGGTAATGAAAATGAATAAGGCGCAGTCGCGCTTGTATTGCCCGCATTGCGAAAAAATTTTGTATCGCAATCCGATGGCGGCGGTGGCGGGAATTGTTTTGAATGACTCGGGCGCGATATTGCTGGTCCAACGCGCCGTCGGCGAAACCTATCCGGGGAAATGGTGCATTCCCTGCGGCCATATTGAGTGGGGCGAAGATATCCGCGACGCGTTGACTCGGGAAATGGCGGAGGAAACAGGACTTACCGTTATCGTCGAGCGCATCTATGAAGTCGAGTCCAACTTTCATCAGCCGGCTGCGCTCAGTGTCGGCTGCTGGTTTATTTGCAAGGTAACGGGCGGGGATTTACAAGCCGCGGACGACGCGGCGGATGCGCGTTATTTTCACTACCGAGATTTGCCGGAGCTGGCATTCCCGACAGATCGGATAGTGCTGGACAAGTTGTTTCATCAAGGCTTATTGGCCTAA
- the brxF gene encoding BREX-3 system P-loop-containing protein BrxF has product MVTVADVKARVQEVQELPEKLLFVVGGAGSGKSKLLREVEQAEDYTYVEAKELLMEKLFEMENEERKVEAKESFVKAFKALAADVVILDGVEILFAPIFKLEPLEVIKKLSQDHTIIVGWRGSFDGKTLKLEHNSKENYFSFDIDDPKQVITLN; this is encoded by the coding sequence ATGGTGACAGTAGCAGATGTAAAGGCACGTGTACAGGAAGTTCAGGAATTACCGGAAAAGTTGCTCTTTGTGGTCGGCGGTGCCGGTTCGGGGAAAAGCAAACTTTTGCGGGAAGTGGAACAAGCGGAAGACTATACTTACGTAGAAGCCAAAGAGCTCTTAATGGAAAAACTGTTTGAAATGGAAAACGAAGAGCGCAAGGTGGAAGCGAAAGAATCTTTTGTGAAAGCATTTAAGGCGCTTGCTGCGGATGTCGTGATTTTAGACGGCGTAGAAATCCTTTTCGCACCGATTTTTAAATTGGAACCGCTGGAAGTTATTAAAAAACTCAGTCAGGATCATACCATTATCGTTGGCTGGCGCGGCTCGTTTGACGGTAAGACTTTAAAGTTGGAACATAACAGCAAAGAAAATTATTTCAGTTTTGACATTGATGATCCGAAACAGGTCATTACGCTGAACTGA